The proteins below come from a single Dermatophilaceae bacterium Soc4.6 genomic window:
- a CDS encoding glycoside hydrolase family 13 protein, producing the protein MTLATEQTPTTDLPATPPPAEDANWWRHAVTYQVYPRSWSDSDGNGIGDLPGITARLPYLRDLGVDALWCSPFYTSPQADAGYDVADYRDIDPVFGTLQDADAMIGEATRLGLKVVVDLVPNHSSDEHPWFQQALAATPGSAERARYLFRDGLGGDGATPPNNWRSVFGGEAWTRVTEADGTPGQWYLHLFDTKQPDFDWTNPQVREEFESVLRFWLDRGVAGFRVDVAHGLVKREGLPDWSEPTELLGNRDEHGEGEHGAPDASGAETQRETRDAPMWDQDGVHEIYEGWRQVLDTYASPSRILCAEAWVEPPERMALYVRPTEMNQAFNFDFLSCPWEAPRLREVIDHSLAAAARVGAPSTWVLSNHDVVRHASRLGLRQDRRRPNGIGADDPQPDRALGLQRARAATALMLGLPGAAYLYQGEELGLPDSTDMPDRYRQDPAFLRSGGTELGRDGCRVPMPWVKDAEAFGFGTGAQGEPWLPQPEVYGDYAVDQQEGVAGSTLELYRALLTARRTHGLGSRDLQWLEAYAALPHVVALASTATTETGDSTTRTVAVVANLGVIPVALPAGEVVLCSGDLAADGMLPTDTTAWVLLAG; encoded by the coding sequence GTGACCCTCGCCACCGAACAGACCCCCACCACCGACCTCCCGGCCACTCCCCCACCAGCCGAGGACGCCAATTGGTGGCGCCATGCCGTCACCTACCAGGTCTATCCCCGCTCGTGGTCCGACAGCGACGGCAACGGCATCGGCGACCTGCCCGGCATCACCGCCCGCCTGCCCTACCTGCGCGACCTCGGGGTCGACGCCCTGTGGTGCTCGCCGTTCTACACCTCGCCGCAGGCGGACGCGGGCTACGACGTCGCCGACTACCGCGACATCGACCCCGTCTTCGGCACCCTGCAGGACGCCGACGCCATGATCGGCGAGGCCACCCGTCTCGGCCTCAAGGTCGTCGTCGACCTCGTCCCCAACCACTCCTCCGACGAGCACCCGTGGTTCCAGCAGGCCCTGGCCGCCACCCCCGGCTCGGCCGAGCGCGCCCGCTACCTGTTCCGCGACGGCCTCGGCGGCGACGGCGCCACGCCGCCGAACAACTGGCGCTCCGTCTTCGGCGGCGAGGCCTGGACCCGCGTCACCGAGGCCGACGGCACCCCGGGTCAGTGGTACCTCCACCTCTTCGACACCAAGCAGCCCGACTTCGACTGGACCAACCCGCAGGTGCGCGAGGAGTTCGAGTCGGTCCTGCGCTTCTGGCTCGACCGCGGCGTCGCCGGGTTCCGCGTCGACGTCGCGCACGGCCTGGTCAAGCGCGAGGGCCTGCCCGACTGGTCGGAGCCCACTGAGCTGCTGGGCAACCGCGACGAGCACGGCGAGGGCGAGCACGGCGCTCCCGACGCCAGCGGCGCCGAGACGCAGCGCGAGACGCGCGACGCCCCGATGTGGGACCAGGACGGCGTGCACGAGATCTACGAGGGCTGGCGCCAAGTGCTCGACACGTACGCCTCCCCCTCCCGCATCCTCTGCGCCGAGGCGTGGGTCGAGCCCCCGGAGCGGATGGCGCTCTACGTGCGGCCGACGGAGATGAACCAGGCCTTCAACTTCGACTTCCTCTCGTGCCCGTGGGAGGCCCCGCGGCTGCGCGAGGTCATCGACCACTCGCTCGCGGCAGCGGCCCGGGTCGGCGCCCCGAGCACCTGGGTGCTGTCCAACCACGACGTCGTGCGCCACGCCTCGCGCCTCGGCCTGCGCCAGGATCGTCGGCGCCCCAACGGGATCGGCGCCGACGACCCCCAGCCCGACCGCGCCCTGGGCCTCCAGCGGGCACGTGCCGCAACGGCGCTCATGCTCGGGCTCCCCGGGGCGGCCTACCTCTACCAGGGTGAGGAGCTCGGGCTGCCCGACTCCACCGACATGCCCGACCGTTACCGACAGGACCCCGCGTTCCTGCGCTCCGGCGGCACGGAGCTCGGTCGCGACGGCTGCCGCGTGCCGATGCCGTGGGTCAAGGACGCCGAGGCCTTCGGCTTCGGCACCGGCGCCCAGGGCGAGCCGTGGCTGCCGCAGCCCGAGGTCTACGGCGACTACGCCGTCGACCAGCAGGAGGGGGTTGCCGGCTCCACGCTGGAGCTCTACCGCGCTCTGCTCACGGCCCGTCGGACCCATGGCCTGGGCTCACGCGACCTGCAGTGGCTCGAGGCGTATGCCGCCCTGCCGCACGTCGTGGCGCTCGCCTCCACCGCCACGACCGAGACGGGTGACTCCACCACCCGGACGGTCGCGGTCGTGGCGAACCTCGGCGTCATCCCCGTGGCGCTTCCGGCCGGCGAGGTCGTGCTCTGCTCGGGCGACCTGGCCGCCGACGGGATGCTGCCGACCGACACCACCGCGTGGGTGCTGCTGGCAGGCTGA
- a CDS encoding RecQ family ATP-dependent DNA helicase, whose protein sequence is MTPPPTAPLTGAAGSATLADEARVALRRLVGRDDVDFRDGQLEAIETLVGARQRVLVVQRTGWGKSAVYFVSTALRRAQGAGPSIIISPLLALMRDQVAAAARAGIRAVTMNSSNAQDWGDVAAALAADEVDVLLVSPERLNNPRFRDEQLPDLARRCGLLVVDEAHCVSDWGHDFRPDYRRIRDLLQTLPSDTPVLATTATANARVVTDVAEQLGAGGHEVLTLRGPLARDSLRLGVLPLAAPEQRIAWLVAHLADLPGSGIVYTLTVSAADDVAATLREAGHEVRAYTGRTDPAEREELEGALRDNRVKALVATSALGMGFDKPDLGFVLHLGAPSSPVAYYQQVGRAGRATDHADVLLLPGPEDRDIWRYFASASMPRQEQADAVLRALAAAPKAMSTAALETAVDVRRTRLELLLKVLDVDGAVDRVTGGWVATGREWVYDAERYARVAQSREREQRLMIDYERGDGCRMAFLQRALDDDTAVPCGRCDRCAGPWVDTTIPEAAIGAARERLRQVGVPFEPRAQWPTGMSRLGVPVSGKIAPGEGLEPGRVLARLTDLGWGQRLRDLLYAARPAPLPTGPDPWGEPPPDPWDLPPDPMDDQHGAAGIGGTGGSGRDPWAEPAGPPPADVVDPAPRQASDIEADPALVQACVGVLRDWGWSTRPSAVVVVPSRARPRLAVSVAQELARLGRLDYLGELALEHGGPTGGAGGNSAFRLAGVWERLVVPPELARAVAATPGPVLLVDDLVDSRWTMTIAGRALRQAGASAVLPFALASAG, encoded by the coding sequence ATGACGCCACCCCCCACCGCCCCGCTCACGGGTGCCGCCGGCTCGGCCACCCTCGCCGACGAGGCGCGCGTCGCCCTGCGCCGACTGGTCGGGCGTGACGACGTCGACTTCCGCGACGGGCAGCTCGAGGCCATCGAGACCCTCGTCGGGGCCCGCCAGCGCGTCCTAGTCGTGCAGCGCACCGGGTGGGGCAAGTCGGCGGTCTACTTCGTCTCGACGGCCCTGCGACGGGCCCAGGGCGCCGGCCCGAGCATCATCATCTCGCCGCTGCTGGCCCTGATGCGCGACCAGGTGGCCGCCGCGGCCCGGGCCGGCATCCGTGCGGTGACCATGAACTCGTCCAACGCGCAGGACTGGGGTGACGTCGCCGCCGCCCTGGCGGCTGACGAGGTCGACGTGCTGCTCGTGAGCCCGGAGCGGCTCAACAACCCCCGGTTCCGCGACGAGCAGCTGCCTGACCTGGCCCGCCGCTGCGGCCTGCTCGTGGTCGACGAGGCGCACTGCGTCAGCGACTGGGGCCATGACTTCCGGCCCGACTACCGTCGCATCCGCGACCTGCTCCAGACCCTGCCCAGCGACACCCCGGTGCTGGCGACGACGGCCACGGCCAACGCCCGGGTGGTGACCGACGTCGCCGAGCAGCTCGGCGCCGGAGGGCACGAGGTGCTGACCCTGCGCGGCCCGCTGGCGCGCGACTCGCTGCGGCTCGGGGTGCTGCCGCTGGCTGCTCCCGAGCAGCGGATCGCCTGGCTGGTCGCCCACCTGGCTGACCTGCCGGGCAGCGGCATCGTCTACACCCTGACCGTCTCGGCCGCCGACGACGTCGCGGCCACCCTGCGGGAGGCCGGGCACGAGGTGCGCGCCTACACCGGGCGCACCGACCCGGCCGAGCGTGAAGAGCTCGAGGGCGCCCTGCGCGACAACCGGGTCAAGGCGCTCGTGGCGACCAGCGCGCTGGGGATGGGGTTCGACAAGCCCGACCTCGGCTTCGTGCTCCACCTCGGGGCACCCTCGTCACCCGTCGCCTACTACCAGCAGGTAGGCCGCGCCGGGCGCGCCACCGACCACGCCGACGTGCTCCTGCTCCCCGGCCCGGAGGACCGTGACATCTGGCGCTACTTCGCCTCGGCCTCGATGCCCCGACAGGAGCAGGCCGATGCCGTGCTGCGTGCCCTGGCCGCGGCGCCGAAGGCGATGTCGACGGCGGCGCTCGAGACCGCGGTCGACGTGCGGCGCACCCGGCTCGAGCTGCTGCTCAAGGTGCTCGATGTCGACGGTGCGGTCGACCGTGTCACCGGTGGGTGGGTCGCCACCGGACGCGAGTGGGTCTACGACGCCGAGCGCTATGCCCGGGTGGCCCAGTCGCGCGAGCGCGAGCAGCGGCTGATGATCGACTACGAGCGCGGCGACGGGTGCCGGATGGCCTTCCTGCAGCGCGCTCTCGACGACGACACCGCGGTCCCGTGCGGGCGCTGTGACCGCTGTGCCGGGCCGTGGGTCGACACCACCATCCCCGAGGCCGCCATCGGTGCCGCGCGCGAGCGTCTGCGCCAGGTGGGTGTGCCCTTCGAGCCCCGGGCCCAGTGGCCGACGGGCATGTCGCGGCTCGGGGTGCCCGTCTCGGGCAAGATCGCCCCCGGCGAGGGCCTCGAGCCGGGGCGCGTCCTCGCCCGCCTCACCGACCTGGGCTGGGGCCAACGCCTGCGCGACCTGCTGTATGCCGCCCGCCCGGCTCCCCTGCCCACCGGCCCCGACCCGTGGGGTGAGCCCCCACCCGACCCGTGGGACCTGCCACCCGACCCGATGGACGACCAGCATGGCGCCGCCGGAATCGGCGGAACCGGTGGGTCCGGTCGCGACCCCTGGGCGGAGCCCGCGGGGCCACCACCCGCGGACGTCGTCGACCCCGCCCCTCGGCAGGCGTCCGACATCGAGGCCGACCCTGCCCTCGTCCAGGCCTGCGTCGGGGTGCTGCGCGACTGGGGCTGGTCGACCCGCCCGTCCGCCGTGGTCGTCGTCCCCTCGCGGGCGCGCCCGCGGCTGGCCGTCTCCGTGGCGCAGGAGCTGGCCCGGCTCGGGCGGCTCGACTACCTCGGCGAGCTCGCCCTCGAGCACGGGGGACCCACGGGTGGGGCCGGCGGCAACAGCGCGTTCCGGCTGGCCGGGGTGTGGGAGCGCCTGGTCGTGCCACCTGAGCTGGCTCGGGCGGTGGCGGCGACACCGGGCCCGGTGCTGCTGGTCGACGACCTGGTCGACTCCCGCTGGACGATGACGATCGCCGGCCGGGCGCTGCGTCAGGCCGGTGCGTCGGCGGTGCTGCCCTTCGCGCTGGCGAGCGCCGGCTGA
- a CDS encoding phosphotransferase: protein MTRSGLAVWSTPQWREQSTAWADDALAAHGIRRTGETQQPHLRPWSTVLRLPTTAGSVWLKAPGPATVAEVSLVPVLSRRAGDRVLIPYAVDVPRGWLLLPDGGAVLATNTPEALEVWNHALRGYAELQLQVVPHVDELLAAGAPDHRPARLPQLLDEVVAEARPHARTEQERAVVEAAAGRRGLVEDLAGLLEREPHHSSVQHDDLHRDNVFRSGARVFDWGDAVVGHPFSSLLVALRDTAEPLGVGLEDPRVVAARDAYLEAYGGPTAANLTALSAARTLGVLSRAASWLRVLGSVSTQEAREVREAPIRWLGMLGPDEPF, encoded by the coding sequence ATGACGAGGTCCGGCCTGGCGGTGTGGTCGACCCCGCAGTGGCGCGAGCAGTCCACGGCGTGGGCCGACGACGCCCTGGCCGCCCACGGCATACGGCGCACGGGTGAGACGCAGCAGCCCCACCTGCGACCGTGGTCGACGGTCCTGCGGCTGCCGACCACGGCAGGCTCGGTGTGGCTGAAGGCCCCCGGGCCCGCCACGGTCGCCGAGGTCTCACTGGTGCCGGTGCTGTCGCGTCGGGCCGGTGACCGGGTGCTGATCCCCTACGCGGTCGACGTGCCTCGCGGCTGGCTCCTGCTGCCCGACGGCGGGGCGGTGCTGGCGACGAACACGCCGGAGGCACTGGAGGTCTGGAACCACGCCCTGCGGGGGTATGCCGAGCTGCAGCTCCAGGTCGTCCCTCACGTCGACGAGCTGCTGGCGGCCGGCGCGCCCGACCACCGGCCGGCTCGGCTACCCCAGCTGCTCGACGAGGTCGTCGCCGAGGCTCGTCCTCATGCCCGCACCGAGCAGGAGCGGGCCGTGGTCGAGGCGGCCGCCGGCCGGCGTGGTCTCGTCGAGGACCTGGCCGGCCTGCTCGAGCGCGAGCCGCACCACTCGTCGGTGCAGCACGACGACCTGCACCGGGACAACGTCTTCCGCAGCGGCGCGCGGGTCTTCGACTGGGGCGACGCCGTCGTGGGGCACCCCTTCTCGTCGCTGCTCGTCGCCCTGCGCGACACGGCCGAGCCCCTCGGGGTCGGGTTGGAGGACCCGCGGGTCGTCGCCGCCCGCGACGCCTATCTGGAGGCCTACGGGGGCCCGACGGCCGCCAACCTCACAGCGCTGTCGGCGGCCCGCACCCTGGGGGTGCTCAGCCGCGCCGCGAGCTGGCTGAGAGTGCTCGGGTCGGTGAGCACGCAGGAGGCCCGCGAGGTGCGTGAGGCACCGATCCGCTGGCTGGGGATGCTGGGCCCGGACGAGCCCTTCTGA
- a CDS encoding PLP-dependent aminotransferase family protein translates to MSSTISAHRLADLLAAGGTGGVGAVGGEQAAYRVLAEGVRRLVADGRILAGARLPSERDLTTALGVSRTTVSSAYAVLRDRGYLLSRRGSGSVVSLPTGRVPGGPLLPADGADTDGTDGTDVSDVIDLTLAAPRAPDGLTEAFEEALAALPHHLGGTGYHPFGLLEVRELVAERYTERGLPTAPGQVVLTTGALAGLSVALRALGRPGDRVVLESPTYPNAMAAVRQSGLRPVGLALDPGGLDAEGLAITLRQSAARLAYLVPDFHNPTGALVDEATRAQVASVLRRHRAVALVDETPAELLVDVADGDMPRPLAAFDDRAISIGSASKTFWGGLRVGWLRAPVSDVPRLQQARLSLDLGAPLVEQLALAALLRRRHTVIEHRRRELRASRDALVGALRTRLPDWRFTVPAGGLCLWCELPQPRSSALVEAGLRHGVRLAPGGSFGVDGGLESFCRIPMAQPAAVLVEAVERIARAWGDAQGATVHRTSLPALIA, encoded by the coding sequence ATGTCCTCGACGATCTCCGCCCACCGGCTCGCCGACCTGCTCGCAGCCGGCGGCACGGGCGGTGTGGGGGCCGTGGGCGGTGAGCAGGCGGCCTACCGCGTGCTGGCGGAGGGGGTGCGGCGCCTCGTGGCCGACGGCCGGATCCTGGCCGGGGCCCGCCTGCCCAGCGAGCGTGACCTCACCACCGCCCTCGGCGTCAGCCGCACCACGGTCTCGAGCGCGTACGCCGTGCTCCGCGACCGCGGCTACCTGCTCTCGCGCCGGGGCTCGGGCAGCGTCGTCTCGCTGCCGACGGGGCGCGTCCCCGGCGGGCCGCTCCTGCCGGCTGACGGCGCCGACACCGACGGCACCGACGGCACCGACGTGTCTGACGTGATCGACCTGACCCTGGCGGCGCCGCGTGCCCCCGACGGCCTGACCGAGGCCTTCGAGGAGGCGCTCGCTGCGCTGCCCCACCACCTCGGCGGCACCGGCTACCACCCCTTCGGCCTGCTCGAGGTGCGCGAGCTCGTCGCCGAGCGCTACACCGAGCGGGGGCTCCCGACAGCCCCCGGGCAGGTCGTCCTGACGACCGGCGCGCTCGCCGGCCTGAGCGTTGCGCTGCGCGCCCTCGGTCGCCCCGGTGACCGCGTCGTCCTCGAGTCGCCGACCTACCCCAATGCCATGGCGGCGGTGCGCCAGTCCGGTCTGCGTCCCGTCGGTCTGGCTCTCGACCCGGGCGGTCTCGACGCCGAGGGCCTCGCGATCACCCTGCGGCAGAGCGCAGCCCGGCTGGCTTATCTCGTCCCCGACTTTCACAACCCCACCGGGGCGCTCGTCGACGAGGCCACACGCGCGCAGGTCGCCTCCGTGCTGCGCCGGCACCGCGCCGTGGCGCTGGTCGACGAGACACCGGCCGAGCTGCTGGTCGATGTGGCCGACGGCGACATGCCCCGGCCGCTGGCCGCCTTCGACGACCGGGCGATCTCGATCGGCAGCGCGAGCAAGACCTTCTGGGGCGGGCTGCGGGTCGGGTGGCTGAGGGCCCCCGTCAGCGATGTCCCCCGGTTGCAGCAGGCCCGGCTCAGCCTCGACCTCGGAGCCCCGCTGGTCGAGCAGCTGGCCCTGGCAGCGCTGCTACGGCGGCGGCACACGGTCATCGAGCACCGCCGGCGCGAGCTGCGCGCCTCGCGGGACGCGCTCGTCGGCGCCCTGCGCACCCGCCTTCCGGACTGGCGCTTCACCGTGCCCGCGGGCGGTCTGTGCCTGTGGTGCGAGCTCCCCCAGCCGCGCTCGTCCGCCCTGGTCGAGGCAGGTCTGCGACACGGCGTGCGGCTCGCCCCCGGCGGCAGCTTCGGCGTCGACGGCGGGCTCGAGTCGTTCTGCCGCATCCCGATGGCCCAGCCGGCTGCCGTGCTGGTCGAGGCGGTCGAGCGGATCGCCCGTGCGTGGGGTGACGCCCAAGGCGCGACGGTGCACCGCACGTCGCTCCCCGCCCTGATCGCCTGA
- a CDS encoding acyl-CoA thioesterase, protein MPDDTSSATPDADPVPGDARRTGYTVDVPLRWSDMDAYGHVNNVQFLRLLEDARVIGFEQWFGRGRSLLDHGVLVTRHEIEYLAPLAFRHAPVAVDMWCTKVGAASFDLSYDLRDPEGVGDVTYARAATGIVTYDFDRAAPRRLDREEREVLEANLGPVQGFRWRSR, encoded by the coding sequence ATGCCCGACGACACCTCCAGCGCGACCCCCGATGCCGACCCTGTCCCCGGCGACGCCCGCCGCACGGGCTACACCGTCGACGTCCCGCTGCGCTGGTCCGACATGGACGCCTACGGTCACGTCAACAACGTGCAGTTCCTGCGGCTGCTCGAGGACGCCCGCGTCATCGGTTTCGAGCAGTGGTTCGGGCGCGGACGCAGCCTGCTCGACCACGGCGTGCTCGTTACCCGTCACGAGATCGAGTACCTCGCGCCGCTCGCCTTCCGGCACGCTCCCGTCGCCGTCGACATGTGGTGCACCAAGGTCGGAGCGGCCTCCTTCGACCTCTCCTACGACCTGCGCGACCCCGAGGGGGTCGGTGACGTGACCTACGCCCGCGCAGCCACCGGCATCGTGACCTACGACTTCGACCGCGCCGCCCCGCGCCGCCTCGACCGCGAGGAGCGCGAGGTGCTCGAGGCGAATCTCGGCCCGGTGCAAGGGTTTCGGTGGCGCAGTCGATGA
- the fabG gene encoding 3-oxoacyl-ACP reductase FabG: MPTTPRTAIVTGAARGIGAATAKRLAADGHAVGVLDLDEAACAATVDAITAAGGKALAVGVDVSKSDQVEAAVARVAAELGAPTILVNNAGITRDNLIFKMTEEDWDSVMGVHLRGAFLMTKAVQAHMTSEKFGRIVNLSSTSALGNRGQVNYSAAKAGMQGFTKTLAIELGKFGVTANAIAPGFIQTEMTRATAERLGVAFDDFIAFSAKEIPVQRVGQPDDIAATVSFLTSDEAGFVSGQVIYVAGGPKD; this comes from the coding sequence ATGCCCACCACCCCCCGTACCGCCATCGTGACCGGCGCCGCCCGCGGCATCGGCGCCGCGACGGCGAAGCGACTGGCCGCCGACGGGCACGCCGTCGGGGTGCTCGACCTCGACGAGGCCGCCTGCGCCGCCACCGTCGACGCGATCACTGCGGCGGGTGGCAAGGCCCTCGCCGTGGGTGTCGACGTGAGCAAGTCCGACCAGGTCGAGGCCGCGGTGGCCAGGGTGGCGGCCGAGCTCGGCGCGCCCACCATCCTGGTCAACAACGCGGGCATCACCCGCGACAACCTCATCTTCAAGATGACCGAGGAAGACTGGGACTCCGTCATGGGTGTGCACCTGCGGGGGGCCTTCCTGATGACCAAGGCCGTGCAGGCGCACATGACCTCCGAGAAGTTCGGCCGCATCGTCAACCTCTCGTCGACCTCGGCGCTCGGCAACCGCGGGCAGGTCAACTACTCAGCCGCCAAGGCCGGTATGCAGGGCTTCACCAAGACCCTCGCGATCGAGCTCGGCAAGTTCGGCGTGACCGCGAACGCGATCGCGCCCGGCTTCATCCAGACCGAGATGACCAGGGCCACCGCCGAGCGCCTCGGCGTCGCCTTCGACGACTTCATCGCCTTCTCCGCCAAGGAGATCCCGGTGCAGCGCGTGGGCCAGCCCGACGACATCGCGGCGACCGTCTCCTTCCTCACCAGCGACGAGGCCGGTTTCGTCAGCGGCCAGGTCATCTACGTCGCCGGTGGTCCCAAGGACTGA
- a CDS encoding glycerophosphodiester phosphodiesterase, whose product MSSTRASGWPYLGAPPLALAHRGGVAGGPDAGLENSLAAFRSAVGLGYRYLETDVHATADGQVVAFHDDRLDRVTDGSGLVARLPWATVAQARIAGREPVPLLAELLEELPTARFNIDLKSSGAVEPLWQVLRAHSALDRVCVASFSDRRLAAFRRLAGDRVATAAGPRETAAVRFGPAPLRALARLPAAVLQVPVVHRIGRVPLRLVTPGFVQRAHRLGKQVHVWTVDDPDEMVRLLDLGVDGLVSDRIDVLKRVLVERGQWHDEP is encoded by the coding sequence GTGTCCTCCACCCGTGCATCCGGCTGGCCCTACCTGGGCGCGCCTCCCCTGGCGCTGGCCCACCGTGGCGGCGTGGCCGGCGGTCCCGACGCGGGCCTCGAGAACTCCCTGGCCGCCTTCCGCTCCGCGGTCGGGCTCGGCTACCGCTACCTCGAGACCGACGTGCACGCGACCGCCGACGGCCAGGTGGTGGCCTTCCACGACGACCGGCTCGACCGGGTGACCGACGGGTCGGGCCTCGTGGCGCGCCTGCCCTGGGCGACGGTCGCGCAGGCCCGCATCGCCGGGCGCGAGCCCGTGCCGCTGCTGGCCGAGCTGCTCGAGGAGCTGCCGACGGCACGGTTCAACATCGACCTCAAGTCGTCGGGCGCCGTGGAGCCGCTGTGGCAGGTCCTGCGGGCGCACTCGGCCCTCGACCGGGTCTGCGTCGCGTCGTTCTCCGACCGGCGGCTCGCGGCCTTCCGGCGCCTCGCCGGCGACCGAGTCGCCACCGCTGCCGGCCCCCGCGAGACAGCGGCCGTGCGGTTCGGCCCGGCCCCCCTCCGCGCCCTCGCCCGCCTCCCCGCTGCCGTGCTGCAGGTGCCCGTCGTGCACCGGATCGGTCGTGTGCCGCTGCGGCTGGTGACGCCGGGCTTCGTGCAGCGCGCCCACCGCCTCGGCAAGCAGGTGCACGTGTGGACGGTTGACGACCCCGACGAGATGGTGCGCCTGCTCGACCTCGGGGTGGACGGCCTGGTGAGCGACCGCATCGACGTGCTCAAGCGGGTGCTGGTCGAGCGGGGCCAGTGGCACGACGAACCTTGA
- a CDS encoding acyl-CoA thioesterase II — translation MTREDSISPMSPPPSAGTDPQGAIADLLEVLDLQPLGEAHFTVEGAEGDPESELGHSSAAVFVGRSQKQLHGRVFGGQVLAQSVIAAGRTVDEVDGRPRPIHSLHGYFVRPGDDKHPIRFAVENVRDGRSFSTRRVHAIQYGQPILSMIASFQEEADGLDHQDPMPAAPDPESLPSLVELAANTDDPRTVRFAQTRPIDLRHVQGNLFVEAAPELVARQDVWMRAIGRLPDDPLLHAAVLAYASDYSLLEPIIRRHGLAWSDPRLRPASLDHAMWFHRRARADEWILYAEESPSAQSGRGLSQARMFTADGRLVASVAQEGMMRVKHPSPPA, via the coding sequence GTGACGCGCGAGGACTCCATCTCCCCCATGTCCCCTCCCCCGTCGGCGGGGACCGACCCGCAGGGGGCGATCGCCGACCTGCTCGAGGTGCTCGACCTGCAACCGCTCGGCGAGGCCCACTTCACGGTCGAGGGCGCGGAGGGTGACCCCGAGAGCGAGCTCGGGCACTCGTCGGCCGCGGTCTTCGTCGGCCGCAGCCAGAAGCAGCTTCACGGGCGCGTCTTCGGCGGGCAGGTGCTCGCCCAGTCGGTGATCGCCGCCGGCCGCACGGTCGACGAGGTCGATGGGAGGCCGCGACCCATCCACTCGCTGCACGGCTACTTCGTGCGCCCCGGCGACGACAAGCACCCCATCCGCTTCGCCGTCGAGAACGTGCGCGACGGCAGGTCGTTCTCGACCCGCCGGGTGCACGCGATCCAGTACGGCCAGCCGATCCTGTCGATGATCGCCTCCTTCCAGGAGGAGGCCGACGGCCTCGACCACCAGGACCCGATGCCCGCCGCACCCGACCCCGAGAGCCTGCCCAGCCTGGTCGAGCTGGCGGCGAACACCGACGACCCGCGCACCGTGCGCTTCGCGCAGACCCGCCCGATCGACCTTCGGCACGTGCAGGGCAACCTCTTCGTCGAGGCGGCGCCAGAGCTCGTCGCCCGCCAGGACGTCTGGATGCGGGCCATCGGCCGGTTGCCCGACGACCCGCTCCTGCACGCCGCCGTCCTCGCCTACGCCAGCGACTACTCCCTGCTCGAGCCGATCATCCGTCGCCACGGCCTCGCGTGGTCCGACCCGCGCCTGCGCCCGGCCAGCCTCGACCACGCCATGTGGTTCCACCGCCGCGCCCGCGCCGACGAGTGGATCCTGTATGCCGAGGAGTCCCCCTCCGCCCAGAGCGGCCGCGGCCTCTCCCAGGCCCGCATGTTCACCGCCGACGGGCGTCTCGTCGCCTCGGTGGCCCAGGAGGGCATGATGCGCGTCAAGCACCCCTCGCCCCCCGCGTAA
- a CDS encoding TetR/AcrR family transcriptional regulator, whose amino-acid sequence MTSAAQVDGSGGTATPTVTRLLAAAAGAFSARGFHATTTRDIASRAGLSPAGVYVHFASKEELLHALSHTGHLEALAVVTRAAGSDGDATDRLAAVMRSFSSWHAEHHEVASVVQYEFPHLTPAHRDDVLTLRKHIDATVRSVLEDGLLEGTMVVDDVRDTALALMSMCIDVARWYSPTISRSAAQIGDTYAELGLRLVSATPR is encoded by the coding sequence GTGACGAGCGCCGCGCAGGTCGACGGGTCCGGCGGGACGGCCACCCCCACCGTCACCCGGCTGCTGGCTGCGGCTGCGGGAGCCTTCTCGGCCAGGGGTTTTCACGCCACGACCACCCGCGACATCGCTTCCCGCGCCGGGCTCTCACCCGCCGGGGTCTACGTGCACTTCGCCTCGAAGGAGGAGCTGCTGCACGCCCTCAGCCATACCGGCCACCTCGAGGCGCTGGCTGTGGTCACGCGTGCGGCCGGCTCCGACGGCGACGCGACCGACCGTCTCGCGGCGGTGATGCGCTCGTTCTCGAGCTGGCACGCCGAGCACCACGAGGTGGCCAGCGTCGTGCAGTACGAGTTCCCCCACCTCACCCCCGCCCACCGCGACGACGTGCTCACCCTGCGCAAGCACATCGACGCCACGGTGCGGTCGGTCCTCGAGGACGGGCTCCTCGAGGGGACGATGGTCGTCGACGACGTGCGCGACACCGCCCTGGCCCTGATGTCCATGTGCATCGACGTCGCGCGGTGGTACTCCCCCACGATCAGCCGCTCCGCCGCCCAGATAGGCGACACGTATGCCGAGCTCGGCCTGCGGCTCGTCTCGGCGACTCCTCGCTGA
- a CDS encoding VOC family protein: MAIARRPTTVVDCPDPEALAAFYAALLDWQVKVEDGWAEAWSEDWPPLAFQRVDDYRRPTWPDQEVPQQHHIDVVVDDLDEGEAAVRALGATRAEHQPGTTFRVFLDPAGHPFCLCLG; the protein is encoded by the coding sequence ATGGCCATCGCCCGCAGACCCACCACCGTCGTCGACTGCCCCGACCCCGAGGCCCTCGCCGCGTTCTACGCCGCCCTGCTCGACTGGCAGGTCAAGGTCGAGGACGGGTGGGCCGAGGCCTGGAGCGAGGACTGGCCACCGCTCGCCTTCCAGAGGGTCGACGACTACCGCCGGCCCACGTGGCCGGACCAGGAGGTGCCGCAGCAGCACCACATCGACGTCGTCGTCGACGACCTCGACGAGGGTGAGGCGGCGGTGCGCGCGCTCGGGGCCACCAGGGCCGAGCACCAGCCCGGCACGACCTTCCGCGTCTTCCTCGACCCGGCCGGTCACCCGTTCTGCCTGTGTCTGGGCTGA